A stretch of DNA from Endozoicomonas sp. 8E:
CTGGTTTGTTCATTGACCTGAATGACCAGGGGAGTTTGCGGGAGGTCATTGATCCAATGATTTGCCTGGGCAGATTGTTGATAAGTGACGGTATCAAAGGCAGCGTGATTTCTGACTTTTTCCGATGGGTTGGGCAGAGGGTATTTATCGTTTTCTGTTAAACCCAGGGCTTTCGGCTGTCCTTTTGCGTGAGCCACCTGAAGTCGGGGCTCAAGGCCTGTCGTCTCTCGAATAGTCTGCAGCGAACCCAGTAAACGAAACCAAAGTACCTCAGTAAGGGGAGACGTCAGGGTGACCACACCTCCCACCTGAACCTGTTCCAACAGGCGGGTGTTAGGAACTGCGTAGCCTTCCGGGGCGATGGCAATTGGGTTCAGCCATTGGACAATATTACTCTCGTTAATGATGATCGGTTTTGCTGATGCCTGCTCTTTATCAACTTTTTTGTCAAGAGAACGGGACAGACTTTGGAACAGTGAATGAAGCTCGTTATTTCTTACCGACATCTGATAGAACTGAACATCGTCGGGTAACGGACAGACTTCCCCATTGCTCTCAAAGCACTGTTGCGCCAGCATCTGTCGTATGGTCTGTTCAAAGGTCAGATCTTGCCAGTCGGCCCCTTTCAGAATCACCCGTTGCCCGGACCTCAATGACTCAAGCCTGCCGGGAAGATGCTGGATTCTTCCCTGTTTATCGACTCCGGGACCGCCCAGCAACAACTGTCGCCAGTTGCTGTGCAAGTGACAATCAATAACAATGCTATTGTCGTCATCCATAATGCTTTCGGCGCAGGGAATTTCCGCCAATAGCGGAGGAATCTCGTCGATGTCCATTGATGGGCCATTGCCCTTCTGAGCGTCAAACTGCCAGGTATTTTCCGGTCGATTAATTCGCCGCCAGAAATCAGCGCCAGGTGCGTCATCACGACTGCCAACCGATGCCAGCTGTGCAGGGTCTGCCAAGACCAATAGAGAAACATGGTTTCCCAGAGAGTGTTTTTTCTGGCTGACTTTGTCATACAGACAGGGGTTATTCGGGTCCAGTAAATCGTTAAATTTGGGCAGTTCCTCGCTGGTGAGTTTTCGGATATCCAGCACCAGAGTGAATGGTTGTGAACCCTCAAACAGCTTGCCTGAGCGCAGAGTCTGACGACCATCGTCGGAAATGCTCAAGCGGGTCACCAGGTTAGCCTGTGCGAGGTCATCGGGGTGGGAAATAAGGGTGACATCCCGGTGGTCATCGCAGGTCTGGGAAACCAAAATCTGACGAACCTCATCATCACGGGTGACAAAACGAAAATCGAAGGCATGAGGGGTTTTACGGAGTGAGGAATCCGTTGAGGATACGGTTCTTGCCCGGTCAGGTGACTTAATCTGAGGCGACGATACATTGAGTTTGGTAATGACATCAGAGCAGATCGCTACATCATTTGGCAGTAATTCCAGTTTTGGTTTCTTGACGGTTACGCCAGTATCAGAAACGCCATTATCAAGAATCGATTTGTGTATTTCCCTAATCCGACCATCCATGATCAATACCCCCCAACCAATATTTGAAAAACTGCATTTAATAAGTTGTTTTAATATTTGACCTTGAAATAGTACTAAAGTTCCTTTTTATTAGGCACGATCTTCCAGAGCGAAAAAACCTCTTGCTCTCTGACATGGTCATGAGTAGACCGCAAACTGGTGACTTGAAGGGTGCGGCTGCACGGGCTGAAGCAAAATTTGTCAATCCTGCCTTCTGTTTGCAAACGGGTCCTTTCCAGCCAGTTCCCGTCTGCCGTCAACCCGAACAGAATCAGGCTGTGCGTACACGTACTGGGAACTAGAGCCAGAAGGCAACCTTCCTGATTGAAATCTGCTTTAACGATGGAAAACCCGATGCGTTGATTGACCCACTCAACGGCGGCGGGTTCAGCGAATGGCTGACCGAAAGATTCAGCAAAAGGCTTACGTTGATAGAGATCAGTGTGGCCAGAAGGATCGTTACAAACAATGGTTTCAGCGCTGGGACTGGCTACTACCAGGGACTCAGCAGGAAAGGTTTGTGTCTGGCCCCAGATTCCCGACGCTGCCTTGCGCCAGATCGTCAGGCTTCCCTCGCTTTCCCGGATGAATTCACAAGGGTCCACAGAAAAATGAAAACCACCACCGCCACTCTGGGACTCCTCCCGATAAGAGAGTTGCCACTTGTCGTCTGTATCCAATTCCCAGATATTAAAACTTTTTTCGGAGGTGATAATCAGAAGCCGACCATCCTGGCTAAATTCAGGTCTAATAGAGAAATACCGGCTTGGCTGGTCACAGTATTCAATGATTCTCTTTTTTTCACGCCACTGCCCTTGCGGATCACAGGCAAAAATGACGACAAAGAAATAATCCCGTTCAATGGCAGCGTCGTAGGTATCATCGCCGGCATCCTCAAACCATGTGGCAAAATGACGGTTATCCGGGCTGAATTTCACATCGAGATCAAAGTCAAAGTCGCTCACTGTTTCGCCATTGGGCGTTTCTTTCAGATCATCAGCAGGATCTGAAACAACAATGTCGCCCGTTTGTGACCAGGATTTATCCTCTGCCCGACTCATCAACCTAATGTATGATCCGTCATAAAGCAGAAGATGATTGTTGTCGGGACTGAACAGCAAATGATGATTTTGGCCTGTGTTAATCTTGCCTCTATTGACCCACTGCCCATCAGCCCCCCGACCAAGAATAGCACCAGCTTCCCCTCTGTTAATACAGACCAGTGAACTGGCATCAGGTGACAAGTACATTTCATTCATGTACTTGACCTCATCTTGAGGAAAAACCTCACCCGTTGTCAGTTGTTGCTCAACCCACGAATCTTTCTTGCGTTCAAAAACAGACACTAAATGCTCTTTGCCGCTGTATTGGTAGCTAAGGGGTCCCCTTCGCATATGACCTCGGGGAACGCGATGCAGGACAAATAAAATATGGTCGGCCCGTTGATGACCATAACTGACGTAATCATTGTGTTTGATTTCAGCTTCCCTGACCCATTGACCGTCAGGATCCGGAGCCAGAATATCACTGGAGTCCTTCGACTTTCTCTCAATGATAATGGGAATATGATCACGCAGATGATGATAATGAACATCCAGGCTGCCAATGGGTATAAAGGTCAATGCGGCCCCATCAAGAATCTGCTGGCGCAAATGGCTGGCATAACAGGAGTAATAGGCCGGGCCCAGTTGCGCAGGGAAGTGGCGGTCAGAAAATATGGGCAATGTTCTGAGATACTCAAGGAGCAAATGACTGGACTGAATGATTGCCCGGCACGAAGACTGTCTTTGTCTGGTCAGAGAGAGAAAGTAATGGACCTCTTCCAGGCCGCATGACCTCAGGCGATCGCCCATTGTTGGCGATGTTTGCCCAAAATGATTGATATCGTTGATCGATAAATAGCTGGCGATTCTGTTGAACACTTCCACGGGCAAGCTAACCAGTCGGCTGTCGGAGCAAGTCGTAGCTGTTGCTGAATCCGTTGCGGATACGGTTCTCGTCTTGTCAGGCATCCTCGCCGGAGTTGACCATGGACTGAGTTTGGGAATGACATCAGAGACCTCTGCAATGTTTGACGGTACATCTTGCTTTGCTCTGTTGGCTGGTGGCTCACTATTTGGAAAGGGAGTGTTGCTTTTCTCATTAATCCGGCCATCCATCGTGAACTTCTCTCCTGTCATCTAGAGGACTGTATTGAAATTGTCTGGTGATATGACCTTCAGAAAGGAGAAAAGTTCTATTTGGATGATAACCCGTAACCAGTGGAAGAAATCGGCAATGGGTTAACTCATCGGATTTCAGTATCAGAGCATTACCGGCCTAGTACATAACTCCAGTTTCTTTGTCCTGCAGCAATGCCGGAATTTTCCATTCTGGCATTCTTCTCCCTGATTCAGATCAGGGTGACCTATGCCAGCTCAATACCGTATCCGCCTGTCCATAGACGAACAGCAGCAATTAAAAGACCTCATTCACCAGACCAAGGTGGCCAAGCATAAACGTATTCATGCCCAGATCCTCCTGTGTCTCGATGAAAACGGGCCAAAACTGACGGAGCTCCAGACCAGCCAAACCTGTGGTGTTTCAACGAAAACGGTTCAGAGAACACGCAAACGCTGTGTACTTGAAGGGCTGGATATTGCTGTTAATAGCAAGTTCAATGGCATTGCCCGCCCAAGAAAACTCCAGGGGGAGCAGCAGGCGGCATTGACAGCTCTGGCTTGCTCAACACCACCAGAAGGTCATAGCCGCTGGACGCTACAGCTTCTCGCTGACCGTATGGTTGAGTTGGAGCATGTCAATTCCATCTCGCATCAAACCATTGGCCGAGAGTTAAAAAAAACGAGTTGAAGCCTTGGCAGAAAAAGGAGTGGTGTATTCCAAAAAAAGCAAACGCAGAATTTGTTTGCGCTATGGAACGTGTTTTGGATGTTTATCAACAACCACATGATCCGAATCGACCACTGATCTGTATGGATGAGAGCAGTAAGCAGCATACTTTGGAGGTCAGGACTCCACTCCCTATGAAGCCTGGCCAACCCCTAAAATATGACAATGAGTATGAGCGCAATGGTGTGAGTTCTCTCTTCATGTTTTTTGCGCCACTGGAAGGTTGGCGACATATCGAGGTGACTGATAGCCGAACTGCCTGCGACTGGGCTCACCAGATCAAACAGCTGGTTGATGTTCACTTCCCAAAAGCTGATGTCATCCGTCTTGTCATGGATAACCTGAACACACATACACCTGCATCTCTTTATAAAGCCTTTGAACCAGGAGAGGCTCATCGGTTGGCCAGTAAGTTGGAAATCATCTATACACCCAAGCATGGAAGCTGGCTCAACATGGCAGAGATTGAATTGAGTATTCTCAGTCGTCAGTGTTTAAGTAGACGCATACCCGATCAGGCCGCACTGAAATCAGAGATTGAAGCGTGGGAGTCCCAGCGTAATGGTGTAGAAAGCAAAATGGAATGGCGATTTACGACCGAGGATGCTCGGGTAAAACTCAAGAAGCTTTACCCGACGATCAAATCGGAGTGATGTACTAGTCTGAATAGTCATCCTGCCCTGTGAAGGCCAGTTCATCAGGCATGATCTGCCAGAGCGGATAAAACTCTTGCGCTTTAACACCGCCAGTGGCTGGGCGTAAACAACGATCACATAGCTCTCTTTGCGTCATAAGTGTTTGATATTCATTCATATTGATCCTCCAATATATTTCAGTTGCAATAGTCCCATTTTGGGACTGTTGTTAACTTTATGAGAATCATTGCCTTATCGAAACTGAAAGCTTTCTGGGAAGAACACCCAGAGTGCATGGATGCTAAAGAGCCAACGCTCGCCTGGTATCGACATGTGTTAGCCGCCGATTGGAGCACACCAGCTGATAAAGCAGGACTTCAGAAATGCCAGCATCCTCAAAGATGAACGAGTGGTTTTCAATATTGCAGGCAACAAGTACCGACTGGTCGTTTGGATCAACTACGCCTACCGTGTGATGTACATCCGGTTCATCGGCACCCATGCGCAATACGACAAAATTGATGTACAAACTATATAATTG
This window harbors:
- a CDS encoding IS630 family transposase (programmed frameshift) gives rise to the protein MPAQYRIRLSIDEQQQLKDLIHQTKVAKHKRIHAQILLCLDENGPKLTELQTSQTCGVSTKTVQRTRKRCVLEGLDIAVNSKFNGIARPRKLQGEQQAALTALACSTPPEGHSRWTLQLLADRMVELEHVNSISHQTIGRGVKKNELKPWQKKEWCIPKKANAEFVCAMERVLDVYQQPHDPNRPLICMDESSKQHTLEVRTPLPMKPGQPLKYDNEYERNGVSSLFMFFAPLEGWRHIEVTDSRTACDWAHQIKQLVDVHFPKADVIRLVMDNLNTHTPASLYKAFEPGEAHRLASKLEIIYTPKHGSWLNMAEIELSILSRQCLSRRIPDQAALKSEIEAWESQRNGVESKMEWRFTTEDARVKLKKLYPTIKSE